Proteins encoded by one window of Deltaproteobacteria bacterium CG2_30_66_27:
- a CDS encoding lipopolysaccharide heptosyltransferase II, whose protein sequence is MTMGFNDPPVTLLVRATNWLGDAVMTTPALAGVRESFPDARIVLLARPLVAELFRHHPDVDEVMVYERPGRHEGALGRLRLAGELRRRRFDGALLLQNAFDAALIAFLGRIPERAGYPTDGRRLLLSLPVPLTREILERHEVEYYLCLLDGLGIPRPVPASLKLAVVEEEKEAMARRLASLGIEPGTPIVVINPGATYGSAKRWYPDRFAAVADALSAEWGAKVVVVGSTAEAPLADEIEAATLTPPVNLAGKTAVREMMALLSLSSFLLTNDSGPMHIGAALGVPLVAIFGPTDWRRTSPWTDRARIVRVEIDCSPCKRRVCDRGHECMLGVTPDMVIAAAKELLPAGPHAVA, encoded by the coding sequence ATGACCATGGGATTCAACGATCCACCGGTGACGCTGCTGGTCCGGGCGACGAACTGGCTGGGCGACGCGGTGATGACGACGCCCGCGTTGGCAGGCGTTCGAGAAAGTTTTCCGGACGCCCGGATCGTCCTGCTCGCACGACCTCTCGTGGCGGAGTTGTTCCGACATCATCCGGACGTCGACGAGGTGATGGTCTACGAGCGGCCCGGGCGTCATGAAGGGGCTCTCGGCCGACTCCGGCTGGCCGGGGAACTTCGACGCCGCCGGTTCGACGGGGCGTTGCTCCTGCAGAACGCGTTCGATGCGGCCTTGATCGCCTTTCTCGGCCGGATCCCGGAGCGGGCGGGATACCCCACGGACGGCCGCCGGCTGCTCCTCTCCCTTCCCGTCCCGCTGACCCGGGAGATCCTCGAACGCCACGAGGTGGAATATTATCTGTGCCTGCTCGACGGGCTTGGGATACCTCGTCCCGTGCCGGCGTCGTTGAAACTCGCCGTGGTAGAGGAAGAGAAGGAGGCGATGGCGAGGCGTCTCGCGTCCCTCGGCATCGAGCCGGGGACTCCGATCGTGGTGATCAATCCGGGCGCGACGTACGGTTCCGCGAAGCGATGGTACCCGGACCGGTTCGCCGCCGTCGCGGACGCCCTCTCCGCGGAGTGGGGCGCGAAGGTCGTCGTCGTCGGTTCGACCGCCGAGGCCCCGCTGGCCGACGAGATCGAAGCCGCGACCCTCACCCCGCCGGTCAACCTCGCGGGGAAGACCGCCGTACGCGAGATGATGGCGCTCCTCTCCCTCTCCTCCTTCCTGCTCACCAACGACTCCGGGCCGATGCACATCGGGGCCGCCCTCGGCGTCCCGCTCGTCGCGATCTTCGGCCCCACCGACTGGCGGCGCACCTCGCCGTGGACGGATCGCGCCAGGATCGTCCGGGTGGAGATCGACTGCTCGCCCTGCAAGCGGAGGGTCTGCGACCGGGGGCACGAGTGCATGCTCGGGGTGACGCCCGACATGGTGATCGCCGCGGCGAAGGAACTTCTCCCCGCGGGACCACATGCCGTTGCCTGA